A genome region from Brassica oleracea var. oleracea cultivar TO1000 chromosome C2, BOL, whole genome shotgun sequence includes the following:
- the LOC106327393 gene encoding probable protein phosphatase 2C 65 codes for MGVCCSKGAGIIVENGTDDGNEHGDAEADVRDRNDGAIIRSSGSSKHVSMAIKQGKKGINQDAMTVWENFGGEEDMIFCGVFDGHGPMGHKISRHICDSLPSRVHSRIRCGGNANIENDNNSKSQEGFLEEVLVTLFKRIDSELGLDSPYDSFCSGTTAVTVLKQGDCLVIANLGDSRAVLGTRGSKNNLKAVQLTVDLKPCVQREAERIVACKGRVFAMEEEPDVYRVWMPDDDCPGLAMSRAFGDFCLKDYGLLCVPEVIFRKVGREDEFVVLATDGIWDVLSNEEVVKIVGSCKDRSVAADTLVQRAARAWRTKFPTSKADDCAVVVLYLNHRPYPREGNVSRAVSTVSWRSGKSNRV; via the exons ATGGGGGTCTGTTGTAGCAAGGGCGCAGGGATAATTGTGGAGAATGGCACGGATGATGGTAATGAACATGGAGACGCAGAGGCTGATGTAAGGGACAGAAACGATGGTGCCATCATAAGGTCCAGCGGATCATCCAAACACGTTTCCATGGCAATCAAACAAGGCAAAAAGGGGATCAATCAAGACGCCATGACAGTCTGGGAG AACTTTGGTGGTGAGGAAGATATGATATTTTGCGGTGTATTTGACGGTCACGGCCCCATGGGTCACAAGATCTCTCGTCACATATGTGACAGTCTACCTTCAAGGGTCCATTCGAGAATCAGATGTGGCGGCAATGCAAACATAGAGAATGATAATAATTCAAAGAGCCAGGAGGGTTTCTTGGAGGAAGTGCTAGTGACACTCTTTAAGCGAATAGACAGCGAACTTGGTCTTGACTCTCCTTATGATAGTTTTTGCAGCGGCACAACTGCTGTAACCGTCCTTAAACAG GGTGACTGCTTGGTGATCGCCAACTTGGGAGATTCACGAGCTGTTCTTGGCACCCGTGGAAGCAAGAACAATCTCAAAGCTGTCCAACTCACGGTTGATCTGAAACCCTGTGTCCAAC GAGAAGCAGAGAGAATAGTAGCATGCAAAGGAAGGGTGTTTGCGATGGAAGAGGAACCTGATGTGTATAGAGTGTGGATGCCTGATGATGATTGCCCTGGACTCGCAATGTCGAGGGCGTTTGGTGATTTCTGCCTCAAAGACTATGGACTTCTCTGCGTTCCTGAGGTCATTTTCAGAAAAGTCGGTAGAGAAGACGAGTTTGTGGTTCTAGCCACCGATGGG ATTTGGGATGTTTTGTCAAACGAAGAAGTGGTGAAGATTGTGGGTTCCTGCAAGGACCGGTCAGTGGCCGCAGACACGTTGGTTCAGAGAGCAGCTCGGGCATGGAGAACGAAGTTTCCAACCTCTAAAGCTGATGACTGCGCCGTGGTGGTGCTTTACCTGAACCACCGGCCATACCCAAGAGAAGGGAACGTGAGCAGAGCGGTATCGACTGTTTCTTGGAGATCAGGTAAAAGCAATAGAGTATAA
- the LOC106326931 gene encoding lectin-domain containing receptor kinase VI.3-like yields MGTGRAMVLLLLLFMLFLVLTVSVGAQRTTEFTFRGFNGNESLIRLAGAAMIKPDGLLRLTDRTQTVTGTAFYNKPVRLLETNGNSTRVASFSTSFVFVIIPTSSSNGGFGFTFTLSPTPDRPGADAAQYLGLLNKDNDGKLTNHVFAVEFDTVQGFGDVSDRSGNHIGLNFNNLTSEFQEPVVYYDESGRKEDFLLQSGDPIQALLDYDGPTQTLNFTVYPARFKSKPLRPLISQQHVPKLVEIVQEEMYVGFTAATGMDQSSAHYVMGWTFSSGVDPPPLVAQPLNLSELPPPPPNTAKKTGYDSGVLALIVALSGVTLILLALLFFFLMYKKRLQQGDILEDWEINHPHRRRYKDLYAATDGFNNNRIIGTGGFGTVFRGSLSSSPSEQIAVKKITPNSMQGVREFVAEIESLGRLRHKNLVNLQGWCKHKNDLLLIYDYIPNGSLDSLLYSRPRQSGAVLSWNARLQIARGIASGLLYLHEEWEKIVIHRDVKPSNVLIDDDMNPRLGDFGLARLYERETLSHTTVVVGTIGYMAPELTRNGKSSTASDVFAFGVLLLEIVSGRRPTDSGTFFLADWVMELRETGDILPAVDPRLGSGYDGGEAKLALSVGLLCCHQRPASRPSMRRVLKYLNGEEDVPEIGDHWGYSDSSKRSKVEGYNVSSDRANSSSVASFSVTRVSSSSVILSGR; encoded by the coding sequence ATGGGAACTGGAAGAGCCATGGTCTTGCTGTTGCTCTTGTTCATGTTATTCTTGGTTTTGACTGTCTCTGTTGGAGCTCAGAGAACAACAGAGTTTACTTTCAGAGGATTTAATGGAAACGAATCATTGATTCGATTGGCAGGAGCTGCAATGATCAAACCCGATGGCCTGCTGAGGCTCACTGACCGAACCCAAACCGTTACCGGTACAGCGTTCTACAATAAACCGGTGAGATTGCTCGAGACCAACGGAAATTCCACAAGGGTAGCTTCTTTCAGCACATCATTCGTGTTCGTCATCATCCCTACAAGCTCCAGCAACGGAGGTTTCGGATTCACCTTCACGCTTTCTCCGACCCCTGACCGCCCCGGAGCAGATGCCGCGCAGTACTTGGGACTGCTCAACAAAGACAACGACGGGAAACTTACGAATCACGTATTCGCGGTTGAATTCGACACGGTGCAAGGATTCGGAGACGTTTCTGATAGGTCGGGGAATCACATCGGTCTGAACTTCAACAACCTCACATCGGAATTCCAAGAACCGGTCGTGTATTACGACGAGTCTGGACGAAAAGAGGATTTCCTACTTCAGAGTGGTGATCCCATACAAGCCCTTCTGGATTACGACGGTCCTACCCAAACCCTTAACTTCACGGTTTACCCGGCACGCTTCAAGTCTAAACCCTTAAGGCCTTTGATCTCGCAGCAACATGTTCCCAAACTGGTAGAGATCGTTCAAGAAGAAATGTACGTGGGATTCACGGCAGCCACTGGGATGGATCAGTCCAGTGCTCACTACGTGATGGGTTGGACTTTCTCTAGCGGCGTAGATCCTCCTCCTCTTGTTGCACAACCGCTCAACCTCTCGGAGCTTCCTCCTCCGCCTCCCAACACTGCCAAGAAGACAGGTTACGATTCTGGAGTCCTCGCTCTGATCGTGGCTCTCTCCGGAGTAACCCTCATCTTGCTTGCGTTACTATTCTTCTTCCTCATGTATAAGAAGCGTCTGCAACAAGGTGATATTCTCGAGGACTGGGAGATCAATCATCCTCACCGGCGTAGATACAAAGATCTCTACGCCGCCACTGATGGTTTCAACAATAACCGGATCATCGGCACCGGAGGGTTCGGCACCGTCTTCAGAGGATCCCTCTCCTCATCTCCTTCTGAACAAATCGCCGTCAAGAAGATAACTCCGAATAGCATGCAAGGTGTTCGAGAGTTCGTGGCCGAGATCGAGAGTTTGGGGCGGTTAAGGCACAAGAATCTGGTCAACCTCCAGGGATGGTGCAAACACAAAAACGATCTCTTGCTCATTTACGACTACATCCCCAACGGAAGCTTAGACTCTCTGCTCTACAGCCGACCGAGACAAAGCGGCGCCGTTTTGTCCTGGAACGCGCGTCTCCAGATCGCCAGAGGAATCGCGTCCGGGCTGCTCTACCTCCACGAAGAATGGGAGAAGATTGTCATCCACAGAGACGTCAAGCCCAGCAACGTCCTCATCGACGATGACATGAACCCCCGACTTGGAGATTTCGGGCTCGCCAGGCTCTACGAACGCGAGACGCTCTCTCACACCACCGTCGTCGTCGGCACTATCGGCTACATGGCCCCCGAGCTCACCCGCAACGGTAAATCTTCGACCGCGTCTGATGTTTTCGCGTTTGGCGTTTTGCTTTTGGAGATCGTATCCGGGAGGAGACCTACGGACTCCGGAACCTTCTTCTTGGCAGATTGGGTCATGGAGCTGCGCGAGACCGGTGACATTCTCCCTGCAGTCGATCCCAGACTAGGATCTGGTTACGACGGCGGAGAGGCGAAGCTTGCACTCTCTGTGGGATTGCTCTGCTGCCATCAGAGACCGGCGTCTCGGCCGTCGATGAGAAGGGTGCTTAAGTATTTGAACGGTGAGGAAGATGTTCCTGAGATTGGCGACCACTGGGGGTATTCAGACTCTTCAAAAAGATCCAAGGTTGAAGGCTATAATGTTTCGTCTGATAGGGCTAATTCTAGCTCAGTCGCATCTTTCTCCGTCACGAGGGTTTCTTCCAGTTCTGTGATCTTGAGTGGTAGATGA
- the LOC106326932 gene encoding chlorophyll a-b binding protein CP29.1, chloroplastic, protein MAATPTAAAASSIMGTRVVPDIHSGSGRFTARFGFGKKKAAPKKTKTTVTTDRPLWYPGAKSPEWLDGSLVGDYGFDPFGLGKPAEYLQFDIDSLDQNLAKNLAGDVIGTRTEEAAPKSTPFQPYSEVFGIQRFRECELIHGRWAMLATLGALSVEWLTGVTWQDAGKVELVDGSSYLGQPLPFSISTLIWIEVLVIGYIEFQRNAELDSEKRLYPGGKFFDPLGLASDPEKMAQLQLAEIKHARLAMVAFLGFAVQAAATGKGPLNNWATHLSDPLHTTIIDTFSSS, encoded by the exons ATGGCCGCTACTCCCACCGCCGCCGCTGCTTCGTCCATCATGGGTACTCGGGTGGTTCCCGACATCCACTCCGGTTCGGGTCGGTTCACAGCCAGGTTTGGGTTCGGGAAGAAGAAGGCAGCTCCCAAAAAGACCAAGACTACCGTGACTACGGACAGGCCTCTGTGGTACCCAGGCGCCAAATCTCCTGAGTGGCTTGACGGTTCGTTGGTCGGAGATTACGGCTTTGATCCTTTCGGTTTAGGTAAACCGGCCGAATATCTCCAGTTCGATATAGATTCGCTGGACCAGAATCTGGCTAAGAACTTAGCCGGAGACGTGATCGGAACCCGTACCGAAGAGGCCGCCCCCAAATCGACTCCGTTTCAGCCGTACAGTGAGGTGTTCGGAATCCAGAGGTTCAGAGAATGCGAGCTGATTCACGGTCGGTGGGCCATGCTCGCCACTCTCGGCGCTCTCTCCGTCGAATGGCTCACCGGCGTCACTTGGCAAGACGCCGGAAAG GTGGAGCTAGTGGATGGATCGTCCTACTTGGGGCAGCCACTACCCTTCTCCATCTCTACATTGATATGGATCGAGGTGTTAGTGATCGGCTACATCGAGTTCCAGCGCAACGCCGAGCTTGACTCTGAGAAGCGTTTGTACCCTGGTGGCAAATTCTTCGACCCGCTTGGTTTAGCCTCTGACCCTGAGAAGATGGCTCAGCTTCAGTTAGCTGAGATCAAGCACGCTCGTCTTGCCATGGTCGCCTTCTTGGGCTTCGCTGTTCAAGCCGCTGCTACTGGTAAAGGCCCACTCAACAACTGGGCTACTCACCTCAGTGATCCCCTTCACACCACCATCATCGATACCTTCTCCTCCTCTTAG